A window of the Brumimicrobium sp. genome harbors these coding sequences:
- a CDS encoding GH3 auxin-responsive promoter family protein: MPINTIFGWIIKKRIHQIDLFLQHPIEVQRELLERLILEGRNTKYGSVYQFNTIHDYEEFKRRVPLTEYNGIKEWVNRAIAGEEDVLWPGETKWFAKSSGTTSDRSKFIPVTKRSLEECHYKGGKDLVAINYNLYPETKIYTGKHLVVGGSAEYNLVRPDSYTGDLSSIIIKNLPWWVEIKRTPSKETALLAKWEEKIERLANETIHEDVTSISGVPSWTLVLINKILEKAGKDNLLQVWPNLELFMHGGVSFLPYKHEFERLIPSTKMHYLESYNASEGFFGIQDKERGDLLLMLDYGIFFEFIPMSDFDGINSQKVVSLQEVEEGVEYALVITTNGGLWRYIVGDTIRFTETHPYRFVVSGRTKNFINAFGEELIVDNADKAIQYACEHTDSLLKDYTACPIFMQEGKQGGHEWMIEFRKEPRDLIEFTRLLDLKLREINSDYDAKRTQNLTLDFPLVHKVSAGFFEKWLKTKNKLGGQHKVPRLLNSRNLMDELLELNKMYK; the protein is encoded by the coding sequence ATGCCTATTAATACAATATTTGGTTGGATTATAAAAAAAAGAATACATCAAATTGATTTATTCCTACAACATCCTATTGAGGTCCAACGTGAATTATTAGAACGGTTAATCCTTGAAGGGAGAAATACGAAATATGGCTCTGTCTATCAGTTTAATACTATTCATGATTATGAAGAATTTAAAAGGAGAGTTCCATTAACGGAATATAATGGTATAAAAGAATGGGTAAACCGTGCTATAGCAGGAGAAGAAGATGTACTATGGCCAGGAGAGACTAAATGGTTTGCTAAATCTTCTGGAACAACTTCAGACCGAAGTAAATTTATTCCTGTTACAAAAAGATCTTTAGAAGAATGTCATTATAAAGGTGGGAAAGACTTGGTTGCTATTAATTATAATTTGTATCCAGAAACAAAGATTTATACTGGAAAACACCTTGTTGTAGGTGGATCAGCAGAGTATAATTTGGTAAGACCAGATAGTTATACAGGCGATTTGTCTTCCATTATCATTAAGAATTTACCTTGGTGGGTAGAGATTAAACGTACTCCTTCTAAAGAAACAGCCTTATTGGCCAAGTGGGAAGAAAAGATCGAACGTTTAGCCAATGAAACTATACATGAGGATGTGACGAGTATTTCAGGAGTACCAAGCTGGACTTTGGTCTTAATTAATAAGATATTAGAAAAAGCAGGGAAAGATAATTTGCTACAAGTATGGCCAAATCTCGAACTATTTATGCATGGAGGTGTAAGTTTTTTACCTTATAAGCATGAATTTGAACGTTTAATCCCATCAACCAAAATGCATTATTTAGAATCGTATAATGCTTCTGAAGGCTTTTTTGGCATACAAGATAAGGAGAGGGGAGATTTACTGCTCATGCTGGATTACGGCATCTTTTTTGAATTCATACCTATGTCTGATTTTGATGGAATAAATTCTCAGAAAGTGGTAAGTTTGCAAGAAGTGGAAGAAGGAGTGGAATATGCTTTAGTTATTACAACTAATGGTGGTTTATGGCGTTATATAGTTGGAGATACTATTCGTTTCACAGAAACCCATCCGTATCGTTTTGTGGTTTCGGGCAGAACTAAGAATTTTATCAATGCATTTGGAGAAGAATTGATTGTCGATAATGCAGATAAAGCTATTCAATATGCTTGTGAGCATACAGATTCATTATTGAAGGACTATACGGCTTGTCCAATATTTATGCAAGAAGGTAAGCAAGGAGGACACGAATGGATGATTGAGTTTCGGAAGGAACCAAGAGATCTTATTGAGTTCACCAGATTATTAGATTTAAAATTGAGAGAAATTAATTCAGATTATGATGCCAAAAGAACACAAAATCTTACCTTAGATTTTCCGCTTGTTCATAAAGTTTCTGCTGGATTCTTTGAAAAGTGGCTAAAAACTAAAAATAAATTAGGAGGACAACATAAAGTACCTCGTTTACTCAATAGTAGAAACCTCATGGATGAATTATTAGAATTGAATAAAATGTATAAGTAA
- a CDS encoding deoxynucleoside kinase, whose translation MHIAVAGNIGSGKTTLTELLAKHYNWETHFENVAQNPYLNDFYEDMQRWSFNLQVYYLNSRFTQLQEIKKTKGVVIQDRTIYEDAYIFAPNLHSMGLMTTRDFENYFSLFNLIESFIAAPDLLIYLRASVPTLVNQIQKRGREYEESIRLDYLKRLNERYEAWISTYDKGKLLIVDVDNNNYHENPEDLGKIINSIDAEINGLF comes from the coding sequence ATGCATATAGCAGTAGCAGGAAATATTGGCTCAGGTAAAACAACATTGACAGAATTATTAGCAAAACACTATAATTGGGAAACGCATTTCGAAAATGTTGCTCAGAATCCATATCTCAATGACTTCTATGAGGATATGCAACGTTGGTCATTTAATTTGCAGGTGTATTACCTTAATAGTAGGTTTACACAACTTCAGGAAATTAAGAAAACGAAAGGAGTAGTTATTCAAGATAGAACCATTTATGAAGATGCCTATATATTCGCGCCGAATTTACATTCTATGGGCTTGATGACTACACGTGATTTTGAGAACTATTTTTCTCTTTTTAATCTTATTGAATCATTTATTGCGGCTCCTGACCTTTTAATCTATTTGAGAGCCAGTGTTCCTACTTTAGTAAATCAGATTCAAAAGAGAGGAAGGGAATACGAAGAATCTATCCGTTTGGATTACCTGAAAAGATTGAATGAACGCTATGAAGCTTGGATTAGCACCTATGATAAAGGGAAATTACTCATTGTGGATGTAGATAACAATAATTATCATGAAAACCCAGAAGATTTAGGTAAGATAATCAATTCTATTGATGCTGAAATCAATGGATTATTCTAG
- a CDS encoding DoxX family protein, translating into MKKFLKEWKLGTDFGVLALRLAMGFGLFYAHGMGKLGKLFSGAEIHFMDPIGLGEKLSFGLVAFAEGICSLLVMVGLFTRFAVVAPIITMLVIVFSVHSGGAFKELELPFLYLIGYFAIFLTGGGKHSIDRLITK; encoded by the coding sequence ATGAAAAAATTCTTGAAAGAATGGAAGTTAGGAACTGATTTTGGTGTTTTAGCTCTACGATTAGCTATGGGATTTGGATTATTCTATGCCCACGGAATGGGAAAATTAGGTAAACTATTTTCAGGCGCAGAAATCCATTTCATGGACCCAATAGGTTTGGGTGAAAAACTATCTTTTGGACTAGTAGCCTTTGCAGAAGGAATATGTTCTTTACTAGTAATGGTTGGTTTGTTTACTCGTTTTGCAGTTGTTGCCCCAATCATCACTATGTTAGTTATTGTATTCTCTGTTCACAGTGGAGGAGCTTTTAAGGAGTTGGAATTACCATTTCTTTATCTAATTGGTTATTTTGCTATTTTCTTAACAGGTGGAGGTAAGCACTCCATAGATAGGTTAATTACAAAGTAA
- a CDS encoding RNA methyltransferase — translation MKVKPDNHNFFGIGIMQCKRDYNLGTLWRSADILGASFIFTIGKDYRKQTSDVLKSWRKIPLFHYEDFDDFYKHLPYNTRLVAVELDERSIMLPEFEHPKRAVYLLGAEDNGLPPSALDKCHEIVQLYGDISMNVAVAGSIVMHDRIGKLSK, via the coding sequence ATGAAAGTTAAACCGGATAATCATAATTTCTTTGGGATAGGTATTATGCAATGCAAACGGGATTATAATCTCGGTACATTGTGGCGTTCTGCTGATATTTTAGGGGCGTCTTTTATTTTTACAATTGGAAAAGATTACCGTAAACAAACTTCAGATGTATTGAAGTCATGGCGAAAAATACCACTGTTTCATTACGAAGATTTTGATGATTTCTATAAGCACTTACCATATAATACACGTTTGGTTGCAGTAGAATTAGATGAGCGTTCTATCATGTTGCCTGAATTTGAGCATCCTAAGAGGGCTGTATATTTACTTGGAGCAGAAGACAATGGCTTACCACCATCTGCTTTGGATAAATGCCATGAAATTGTTCAATTATATGGAGATATTTCTATGAATGTTGCCGTAGCCGGGAGTATTGTAATGCATGACCGAATTGGTAAACTCTCTAAATAG